Genomic DNA from Lactuca sativa cultivar Salinas chromosome 8, Lsat_Salinas_v11, whole genome shotgun sequence:
TCACCGGAGTATGATTGACGTTGACCGCGCTTCTCGTAACACAATTTCAAGTCTCCAAGGGCAATCGCAACAAAATCAGGTAAATAAACATACTGATTTTAAGTCGTTTAGTGATGATAGAGAAGAAGAAATGGTTGTGGAAGGCGAGGAGACCGTCGATCTGACTCCAGACGGTTCCGATTCGAGGAAACTACGGAGAGTTGATAGCGGCGGCGCTAGTGGTGGAGCTGGAGAGGAAGCTGACTCCGCTTTGCGAGCCGATGATTCTTCCACCAAGTCGTTGAAAAGGATTCGTTTGGTTTGGACGCCGCAACTGCACAAGCGATTTGTGGAGGTTGTTGCGCATTTAGGAGTGAAGAACGCTGTTCCTAAAACGATTATGCAGCTGATGAACGTTGAAGGATTGACGAGAGAGAATGTCGCCAGTCATTTACAGAAGTATAGGCTTTATGTAAAACGGATGCACGGATCATCTAACGAAGGGCCATCTTCTTCCGATCCTCTGTTCGCTTCCGCTACTGTTCCCAAGAGTTTTCACGATTCCGGTGGCAATGGCGGCGTTGGAAATAGAAATGGTCACTCTCATGTTCCCATTCCAATGCCATACCCACAGCAGATGGTGCCTTTGGCCTACCCACCGCCGCAGATGGTACCCAATCGATCAGGTGGTGGCGGAAGTGCATATCATCAGGGTTTCTCCCCTCATTCACATCCGTATAATATGATGATGCAACCAAGAGACTGGTCTGGAAACAATTTTGGTTCAGTTTCACCATTTCACCAAAGTAGAACTCCTAATGATAACTAGAAATTCTATCCCCGATTTTGGATAATTATCTAAGCAAATAGAGGTGAGATTCTCGTTTTATTTTGTACATAAAAATTGGGTCAATTCACTTTCTTTATTTACCTTTTTCGTCACTTATCTGATTCATAATTCAAGAAATCAGTCTGTAGGTAGAAAATATCAACTTTGATAGATCAACACTTCATTAAAACTTGGTTATAATTATACTTATACACCAACAACACGGTTAGATTAAAAACTTTCAGAGTACTTGTCAATAACATTAGCAATTAGCTACTAAGGCTGTGATTCTGTGAACTTTAAATATAGATTTATTGGTAGACTTGTGCCTTTTAGGTGGAAGACTTGCAAAATCTTTTGAAGATGAAGAGATGGTGTAAATGTGATTTGGGGTTAAGTCATGAACGTAATCTAAAACTCTCCGGTTGCATTGAAGAAGAAGACAACAGTTGCTGCCACATGATTGCCAAGGACTGTTTGGTAATTTCCTTAGTCCTAACCCAATATCTACTCAATTGCCCTCGCACCGGTTTCAAAATTTGCGACCATTGGTGTTCTGTGATTTACCTCTTACTGGTCGGGTGTGGCTTGAGACCATTAAGTGTACAATTTAATTtcttattttaaatataaactcaaTAACTATGAGAATTGTTGCCATTGTAATTTTAGTTTTTGGTAGATTGAGTTATATGGTTATAAACTTTGATTATTCCATTAGTAGTTATtccctatgttttttttttctctaagaGAAGAAAGAAACTTTAGAGGTTGATGTTACCCCAATTTGTCAAAGGCTTTGGGGCATATATAATACTCTTGGAGTGATCGAGTCTTTGCTTGAaattaggggtgttcgtttggatggattggtttaatccgatccgatcaagtGAATTCAAATTAAATTCTGTTTTTATAACGtagatccaaatagtccaaactaaattcaaatccaatccgatccgatccaaccaaattataatttggttggatcggttttttacAATTCGATTTTCAAGAATCAAGacatttcaacaaatatataactttagtattaacttactctataatataaactaaaaaatattgtttaattagttgtgaattaaaacttataaataactatcaagaaaaatatattatagtttactattttatagacaatttttttttataagaaatacaaattaaaatattataatagatgaaaagttttaatatattaaaagaataatttagcaaatttataaattattaaagttatatattaataaatttcaATTCggttttttttggactattcggtttttattttataaataaaaaacaatccAAAATAAAAATTCGGTTTTTgctaaaaaccaatccaaaaatctgaatatccgaaccaaatagtccgatccaaattgtccaattgaagAATtcagttttatccaaatagtgaatacTCCTACTTGAAATGGCCACAAGATGCGTGAACTTGTGTTGTTATTCTCTCACACTAAGCTACTTGCTTAAGCTTGTAGCGAATTTAATTTTGTTGCCACGTATTTTATAAACAAACTTCATCTTCTACTCTTCATTTCTTCACCCTAGATCATTACATGAAGTTCTCGTGTTCTCCATAATACCAAACATGACTATTTTACTTACTTAGATCTTTTAGTTGCCTTGCTAAGTTGCTAAACTCGGAAGAAATTATACAATGTTAAATCTAGCATTTTTATTGGGTTTCAATGGTTTGGTTATTGAGATGTCATTTCTTTAgtgttttttttatagtttagACTTTGGCGTATTATTATTGTTAACTTAATGAAAGACACCAATTGCTCAATTCTTCCCCTTTGTTAGTCGTgctggtgattttagtgtcaccatgtcattttaagtaactagaactaacatgtgagctaaggggcttcatgatttgtactctaatatatgtacgggCTTTGTGCGGAGTGCACACATGTATAAGATCGAGCCAAAAGTCGGTTCGGCGACtagtcgggggtccgggggcagcgcccccaGGTCTGGGGTTTCCAAAGGAATTAATattacttgcttccaaagcaactaatgacggtccaaccctaatgaaaccctaatcgtgtttaatatataaacaactcttccttTCCACAAGGAGACGACGTTCTTTAGCTCTCGTTTTTCATCACACATTCACAGAATCTTTTAGCATATTGGCTTACGTTTTCTGTGCCTAGAAAcgtaagtgtccacttggattatcctaggttgaatttcttgtaacccaggcatagggtagaaatatcagttcggaaagtgatatcacgatccaagttggtatccagatcttCACCACAAACTCTAAATTTCCCAACAATCTGTGTAAAATGTGAACGAATCAACCTAGTCGTAAAATATTTGGGATAGACTCATTAAATGTTTGAATTGAAATCAATTTTAAACAAGCCTGAGCCAACTCAAGCTTAATATTAAGGCTGTTTATACAATGCGTTCAAGCTCAAGCTTGTATTACCAAGCTTGATTATGGTTGTGAGCCTAAATGAACCTACTTATATAAtataaaatttccttttttatttttatgtattgatataaaaaaaaattaataagcaCCATTTTAGAAAATTTGGGTAGCATATACAAGTCGAGCCCAAGCTGAGCTCAAGCCCGTATAATTCTTCACAAGCCGACTTCTTGCTCAGTAATGTAAGGCTCGAAACAAGTTGAGCTCGAGCTCAACTCAAACTCGGTTGGACCCAAGAATTATCTTTTGTGGGGGCAATTTTTTTTAGCACATTTTTCTGAAATCAGTTTTTGACCAAATTTGTTTATTTGATGTAAATTTTAAACCATTTAGATTATTAGATCCAAACAAATTTATATATTATCTAAGATCTTTAGCCTATTTAAACAAAAtatatgaaaacaaaaaaaaaaaaaaaaaaaaaaaatgcatcTCCTACATAACTACTTAGCTGGTGGGTAAACTGTTGGTCGATGTTTTTAATATGTAAATGGAAAAGTGTAAAGGAATTTATGTAGATTCACGTTTTCTACATGGACCGGTAGTAAAATTTTGTAAGTTCGGTGTGGAATATTAGATAGGATAAAGTTTGAAAGGACAAGTTACAAACCTTTTAGTAAAGTTATAAATTTGTTAATTATGGTTATTAATTTTTGTGGGACAGCTGCCCACAAGGTCCATTGTAGGTCCAGCCCTGTTTGTATATgtagagaaagaaaagaaagtcGGAGTCAAAATAGCCACCCTCACGTGGGCCATATGTGTGTTTTGTGTAATTGTGTGTGACTGTGATAGATTAAATATGTGTAGAGCAAGAGAAAGAATTTGAAGAGAAATTGAGTCAAAAGAGCGTGCCTCACATGGACCATGGCTTCCCGTGTTTCAAATACAGTCCAATTCTGCTACCATTAAGGCATGTATCACATGAACAAAAGAAATGGTTTCAGACTGGTCTAAAAGAACAAACGAGTTAGAATCTGTTTAAAAACAGGTTGGACCGGAAAAGGTCCGGTCCTAAAACTGTTTGGAACCGGTCCAAAAAATAGCTCATCCGAGATTGGCCTTAAAAAAACATTCCAAGACCAATTTCGAGAAAGATAGAAAGCCAAAGTTTATATACATATtatttttgtgttaattatatATTTTGTAATCACGTAATAcctacattttttttattattaatcatGCAATGCCtacatttttctttctttcttttagtAAATTTTAGTGTATCGTTTTTAGTAAATCTTAATGTCTCGTTATGGTGATAATCGCACATTTGTTGTTATATAATAGAAAAGATCTAATCTAAACCTTAAAGGGCTTGGGCCTAACCCTAATCACtaacatcccccccccccccccccccccccccctctcggTAGTTTGATCGGGAGAAAATGAttaaact
This window encodes:
- the LOC111880374 gene encoding transcription factor PCL1, with translation MGEEVRITDFDVSGGDDDDRVSEWEAGLPNVDDLPSLSQLLISAEMASAFSITPGPHRSMIDVDRASRNTISSLQGQSQQNQVNKHTDFKSFSDDREEEMVVEGEETVDLTPDGSDSRKLRRVDSGGASGGAGEEADSALRADDSSTKSLKRIRLVWTPQLHKRFVEVVAHLGVKNAVPKTIMQLMNVEGLTRENVASHLQKYRLYVKRMHGSSNEGPSSSDPLFASATVPKSFHDSGGNGGVGNRNGHSHVPIPMPYPQQMVPLAYPPPQMVPNRSGGGGSAYHQGFSPHSHPYNMMMQPRDWSGNNFGSVSPFHQSRTPNDN